A DNA window from Campylobacter concisus contains the following coding sequences:
- a CDS encoding YopX family protein, producing the protein MKDVEYRAWCKNSNIMLYNIEKTFEEDFSFGMFLQDKEAYAVMQYTGCKDIGGEKIYESDIVHFAAINPTGYENHDGEWVDTTEEEEPGVVIFKDGCFCVEFPDGSLLPFNAPKSEADKTPIIELFAVLGNIYQK; encoded by the coding sequence ATGAAAGATGTTGAATATAGAGCTTGGTGTAAAAATAGTAATATTATGCTTTATAACATAGAAAAAACTTTTGAGGAAGATTTTTCTTTTGGTATGTTTTTGCAAGATAAAGAGGCGTATGCCGTAATGCAATATACTGGATGCAAAGATATTGGTGGCGAAAAGATATATGAGAGCGACATAGTGCATTTTGCAGCCATAAATCCAACTGGATATGAAAATCACGATGGAGAGTGGGTAGATACCACTGAGGAAGAAGAGCCAGGAGTAGTTATTTTTAAAGATGGTTGCTTTTGTGTAGAATTTCCTGATGGATCGCTACTGCCTTTTAATGCCCCTAAGTCAGAGGCAGATAAAACTCCTATTATAGAATTGTTTGCGGTCTTAGGTAATATTTATCAAAAATAG